The DNA window CGCATCGCCGTCGGCTACAAGGCCGACCTCAACGTCATCGACCACGCCGCGCTGCGGCTGCACAAGCCGGTCATCCGCCACGATCTGCCCGCCGGCGGGCGCCGCCTGGACCAGACCGCCGACGGTTATGTCGCCACGATCGTGTCCGGGGAGGTGATCGCCGCCGACGGCGTTCCCACCGACGCTCGTCCCGGCAAGTTGGTCCGGGGCCGGCGGTCATCCCCAGTGGCCGCTCGATAACGCCACGAAGGGCGGCCCGTCCCGGTTAAGTTGGGTCAGTGACGAGCCCGCATTTTGCGTGGTTGCCGCCTGAGATCAACTCGGCATTACTGTTCGCCGGTCCGGGAGCGGCGCCGCTGCTTGCTGCGGCGACCGCGTGGGAAGGGCTCGCCGAGGATCTGGCGTCGTCAGCATCGTCGTTCCTGACCGTGACGGCGGACCTGGCCAGCGCGTCATGGCAGGGCGCTTCGGCGACGGCGATGCTGTCCGTCGCCACGCAGTACTCGGGGTGGCTGAGCGCGGCGGCGGCCCAGGCCGAGGCCGCAGCAAGCCAGGCGACGGCCATCGCGGCCGCGTTCGAGGCGGCGTTGGCGGCCACGATCCAGCCGGCGGTGGTCACGGCGAACCGGATGCTGGTGCAGGCGCTGGCAAACACGAATTGGTTCGGGCTCAACGCGCCGGCGATCATGGACACCGAGGCCGCGTACGAGCAGATGTGGGCGGCCGACGTCGCTGCCATGTTCAACTACCACGCCGACGCGTCCGCGGCCGCCGGTCAACTCGCGCCCTGGCAGCAGGTCCTGCAAAAGCTCGGGTTCAAGTTCAGCAACGGCCAGCTCACCAGCATCCTGCCCGGGAGCAGCGGCCAGGGATCCAACCTCGGTTTCGGCAACAGCGGCGCCCAGAACGTCGGGGCCGGCAACTCCGGTAACAACAACCTGGGGTGGGGCAACCTCGGCAACGGCAACATCGGCTTCGGCAACAGCGGTAACAACGACTTCGGCATCGGGCTGACCGGCAACAACCAGTTCGGCTTCGGCGGCTTCAACTCGGGGACCGGGAACATCGGCCTGTTCAACTCGGGCAACAACAACATCGGTTTCTTCAACTCGGGCAACGGAAACTTCGGCATCGGGAACGCGGGTTCCTTCAACACCGGCTTCGCCAACTCCGGCAGCATGAACATGGGCTTGTTCAATAACGGCGCCGCCAACACGGGCTTCTTCCAGGACAACTCCCTGGGCGCCCAGTCGGGCGCCGGCGCCGGGATGCTCGGATCCGGCCGCTACATCACCGGCGGTCTGGGCGCGGCCAACCTGGGCTCCGGCCTGCTCAGCTCGGCCGCGGCCAACACCGGCGGGCTGAGCGCGAGCCTGGGCAACGCGGCCTTGCTCAACCCGCCCGCGGCCAACGCCGCCTTCGCCGCACCGGTGGGCCAGCCCGCCGCGATCGCGGGCGGTGTCGAATCGCTCGGCCCGAACGCCGCCGCCGTCACCGCCGCCGGCGGTCCCACGCCCACCGTGGGCGTGCGGACCGCGGCCGCCGCTCTCACGGGTGTCTTCACGCCCACCACCGGCGACTCCGGGGTGCGCAGCAACCCGCCCGTTCGCGAGCCGGGCATCCCCAACTCGGGCTTCTTCGGCAAGGCCGACCGCACCCCGACGGGTCCCAACACGGGTATCAGGGAGCTGACCCTGCTGCCGACCCCGTCCGAGTAGACGACACCATGCGGACGAAGAAGAAGGTAGACCTGCAGCGGCTCGCCGCCGCTCTCACCGACTACCCGTACGCGTATCTGATCACCGTCGACGACGGCTATCGCGTGCACACCGTGACGGTTGTGCCCACGCTGCGCGGGGGGACTCTCGACGTCGGCCCCATCGGCGGTCACACCCGCGAAAACCTCGTCCGGCGCGGCGACGTCACCCTGCTGTGGCCCCCCACCGAGCCGGGCGGCTACTCGCTCATCGTCGACGGGCACGCGCAGGCCGCGGGACCCGATTCCGCGTCCCTGGGCGTCGTGCCCGACCGCGCGCTGCTGCACCGCGACGCCGCCCCCGACTCACCCGAGGCGGCCAGGGGCTGTCTGCACGACTGCGTCGTGTTCTCGCTGCCGGCCTAGCGCGCGATCGCGGCAGCGTACGAGCATGAAGCGCACCGGGTCGCGGTCGGAGGCGAGGTGGGAAGCGCTGACCCGTCCCGGCGCAGGTCCCTTTTCAGGCCCGGGTGCTGGTTTTTCAACAGCGGCAACAGGACCCGTCGCGGCATGAACTGGAACAGGCGGGTGGACAGCTGGCTGGGCAGCCCGGCGATCACGGTGCCGCGGTCGTGTTCGAGCGCATCGACGCCGATGCGCGCCACCTCGCACGACGGCATCCACATGAACTTCGGGAACGCGTCGGCGAAGGTGCGTTCGTCCATGCCGGCGTTCTCGAGGAACTCGGTGCGCACCGGCCCCGGGCACAGCAGTGCGACGGTGACACCGGTACCCGCGAGCTCGGCGCGCACTGCTTCGGTGTAGGCCTTGACGAACGCCTTGGTGGCGGAGTAGCCGGCCTGCCCGGGAAAGGGGTGGAAACCCGCGGTGGATCCGACGTTGAGGATCGCGCCGCGTCCGCGGGGCACCATCTGCTGGACCGCGCGGGTGGTCAGGTCGATGACGGCCTCGACGTTGACCCGCACCTGCGCGATCTCGTCGGCGACGGGCGTTTTCGTCACCGCCCCGATGGTGCCGATGCCGGCGTTGTTGACCAGGATGTCGGCGGTCAGCCCGCGCCGGCCGACCTCGTCGAGGAGGTCGGCGCGGGCGGCGGGATCCGCGACGTCGCAGGCGATCACCTCGACGTGCGAGCCGCCCCTGGCCAGTTCGTCGGCCAGTTCTCGCAGCCGGTCTTCGCGGCGGGCGATGAGGGTGAGGCCGTGGCCGCGCGCGGCCAGTTCGCGGGCGATGTCGGCGCCGATGCCCGAGGACGCCCCGGTCACGACGGCGGTGCTGGTGGGTGCGGGAACAGGAAGGGCCACGCGCTCGAAGCTACCGGATCGGGGTCAGCGCGCTTCCGACCACGAGGCGAAGTCGAAAACCGATAGCGTCGGCGATATCGCTTTCGCGAACCGAGTGCCGACCTTCACACCGTGACGGCGGTGACGACACGAAAAAGCCCGGCCCCCAAAGGGACCGGGCTTTCCCGTTGGACAGACTCAGAAGTCCATGCCACCCATGCCGCCGGTCGGGTCGCCCGCCGGAGCGGCCGCCTTCTCCGGCTTGTCGGCGACGACGGCCTCGGTCGTCAGGAACAGCGCCGCGATGGACGCCGCGTTCTGCAGCGCCGAACGGGTCACCTTGACCGGGTCGGCCACGCCGGCCTTGAGCAGGTCCTCGTACTCACCGGTGGCGGCGTTGAGGCCGGTACCGGCAGGCGAGTTGCGAACCTTCTCGGCCACCACGCCGGGCTCTAGGCCGCCGTTGAAGGCGATCTGCTTCAGCGGAGCCTCGAGCGCCACCCGCACGATGTTGACGCCGGTCGCCTCGTCCCCGTCGAGCTTGAGCTCGTCCAGCGCCGGGGCCGCGTGCAGCAGGGCCACGCCACCACCGGCGACGATGCCCTCCTCGACGGCCGCCTTGGCGTTGCGGACCGCGTCCTCGATGCGGTGCTTGCGCTCCTTGAGCTCCACCTCGGTGGCGGCGCCGGCCTTGATCACCGCAACACCGCCGGCCAGCTTGGCCAGGCGCTCCTGCAGCTTCTCGCGGTCGTAGTCGGAGTCGCTGTTCTCGATCTCGCTGCGGATCTGGGCCACCCGCCCGGCGATGGCGTCGGTGTCACCGGCGCCCTCGACGATGGTGGTCTCGTCCTTGGTGACGACGACCTTGCGGGCCTTGCCGAGCAGCGCCACGTCGGCGCTCTCCAGCGACAGGCCGACCTCCTCGCTGATCACCTGACCACCGGTGAGGATCGCCATGTCCTGCAGCATCGCCTTGCGGCGGTCACCGAAGCCGGGGGCCTTGACCGCCACCGACTTGAAGGTGCCACGGATCTTGTTGACGACCAGGGTGGAAAGCGCCTCGCCCTCGACGTCCTCGGCGATGATCAGCAGCGGCTTGCCGGCCTGGATGACCTTCTCCAGCAGCGGGAGCAGGTCCTTGACCGTCGACACCTTGGAGCTGACCAGCAGGATGTAGGGGTCCTCGAGGACCGCTTCCTGGCGCTCGGCGTCGGTGACGAAGTAGCCCGAGATGTAGCCCTTGTCGAACCGCATGCCCTCGGTGAGCTCGAGCTGCAGGCCGAAGGTGTTGGACTCCTCGACGGTGATGACGCCCTCGTTGCCGACCTTGTCCATCGCCTCGGCGATCAGGTCGCCGATCGACTGGTCGCCGGCGGAGATGGCCGCGGTGGCAGCGATCTGCTCCTTGGTCTCGACTTCCTTGGCCTGCTTGAGCAGGGTCTCGGTGACCTTCTCGACGGCCTTCTCGATGCCGCGCTTGAGGCTCAGCGGGTTGGCGCCGGCCGCAACGTTGCGCAGGCCCTCCTTGACCAGCGCCTGGGCCAGCACGGTCGCCGTCGTCGTGCCGTCACCGGCGACGTCGTCGGTCTTCTTGGCGACCTCCTTGACCAGCTCGGCGCCGATCTTCTCGTACGGGTCCTCCAGCTCGATCTCCTTGGCGATGGACACACCGTCGTTGGTGATCGTGGGGGCACCCCACTTCTTCTCGAGGACGACGTTGCGGCCCTTGGGACCCAACGTCACCTTTACCGCGTCGGCGAGGGCGTTGAGCCCGCGCTCGAGGCCGCGACGGGCCTCTTCGTCGTACGCAATTGTCTTGGCCATTGCGAAGTGATTCCTCCGGGTCGGGAATGAAACTGGGGCCACCGTGGTGACGACAACCCCATTACTTACGCTGGCCGGGCGCAGTGCCCGCGACGGACGACCAGACTGGCCTCACCGTCCCGACCTAGCACTCAGCGGTCGCGAGTGCCAACGTCATTCTTAGCACTCGCCTATGCCGAGTGCAAGAATAGTTCCGCCGTTATCGCGCTGCGCGTAACCGCTCAGGGCAGGTCGAGCAGCTGCTCATGGAAACCACCGAAGCCGCGGGCGGGATCGACCAGATGGACCTCGAGAATCCAGTGACAGCGCCGACCGCGCGGGTCCGCGCGCCGCATCGGCTTGTCCGACCCGGGCATGATGTACCACTGCACGCCCGGCCCGGCGATCTTGCGGTGCGGGAACTCCCCGACCAGGTGCCCGGCGATCGAACTGCCGAACTGGAAGCCCTCGGCGTGGGTCACCCCGACGACGAAGTCGAACAGCTCGGCCCCGGTGACGTCGGGGCGGTGAGCGAAATACTCCCGGCCGGCCTCCCACACCCGGGGCAGCGCGTCGCGCAGGGCCGTCTTGTGCGGGTCGTCGCTCAGCACGAAGGTGCGGCCGAAGTCGGCCTCCCACTCCGCGAAGACCGGCCCCAGGCCCAGGAAGACGATGTCGCCGTCGGCGATCACCCGGTCCGGCGGGCGCTCCGAGAACGGCTGCAGGGTGTTCTCGCCGGCGCGCACGATCCGCCGGTGCCAGTGCTGCGTCACGCCGAGCATGTCGGCGGCCAGCTCCTGAATCTCGTCGGACAGCTCCCGCTCCCCCACGCCGGGCCGGATCATGGCGCGCCGTTCGATCTCGTCGAACAGCTGCTCCGCCCTGCCCTGGGCGTCGAGCAGCCGCCGCGCGCGGACTCGTTCGTCGGCGACGGGGTTCATCGTTCCGATGCTACGGACGCCACGGCGCGCAGGCCGTCGATGACGGCGTCGGTCGCCCGCTCGGCCAGCGTCGAGTCGTAGGCCTGCATCGCCTGGCACCCGACGAGAATCGCCTTGAGGTCGCGCATCTCGATGTCGCGCCGCGCCGTGCCCGCCTCCTGCGCGGGGCGCAGCAGGTCGCCGATCATGGCCTTGAAGGCGTCTTCGGCCTCGGGCGCGGCGCAGGCGATGGCGATAGCGGCGCGGACACCCGAAGCTGGTGCCGTCCAGCACGAAGTCCCGCAACCCCGACCGGCAGCGCCGGTTGTGGGCGCTCGGAGGAACTGACCGGCGTCGTCTATTCCTTCGACTGACCGTCGGGGCGGGGCGACACTGGAGGCATGTCCCTGGTCGTGCCGTCGTATCCGCCGCCCCGCTACACCGCCGACGAGCCGGAGGTCAGCGCCTGGCTCAAGCGGGCCGACTCGCCCCCGGACTGCGAAACCGGCGGCGTGAGATACCACTACCTGGCCGACCACCGGGCCACCGATGGCGACTACGGCCTGTACCGGGTCGACCTGCCGCCGGCCGGCGGCGGGCCTGGGCCGCATTTCCACCGGGCCATGTCCGAGGCGTTCTTCGTGCTGTCCGGAACGATGAAGCTCTACGACGGCGCCCGCTGGGCCGACGGGCAGGCGGGCGACTTCCTCTACGTCCCGCCCGGCGGCGTCCACGGCTTCCGCAACGAGGCCGACGCGCCGGCGTCGATCCTGATGCTGTTCGCCCCGGGCGCGCCGCGCGAGGCCTACTTCGAGGGATTCGGCGCGCTGGCCGACATGACCGACGACGAACGCAGGGAGTGGTTCGTCCGCCACGACAACCACTGGGTGTGAGAGCTCGGCCGCCATCGGCCGGCCCTGAAATTCAGATACTTAACTATTAACCAATTGAATCAGTTGCGGGATCACGCTAGTCTGGCCCTTGATGAAGCTTGACCAGGGGACGCACGGGTTCGCGGGGTCGGCCACGGGTGTGCGACCACCCTCGCGTACAACGCGACTCTTGCCGGGATGGGCGGTCTGATCCTTGCACCCCAACAGATTTGAAACCGTCGCACCGCAGGCCGAAGAAGAGAACTGAGAAGGAAAGCCCGTGGACGTACGAGCCCAGCTCTCGCAGCTGGATACCGCAACACGGGAGGCGCTGGCGCGCAGGATCAAGAGCCAGCGTAAAAGAGAAACCGCCGCTGACAACGACGTGGTCATTCTGGGGGGCGGCGTTGCGGCACTCACCCTGGCGCTGGAGATTCGCCGCGAGCGCCCGGCAACGCGGGTTCTGCTCATCGATCCGAGAGTCCACCCGCTGCCCGAAATCACCCACACCGTCGGGGAATCGACCGTCGAGGTCTCGGCGCACTACTTTCGCGATCGCCTCGGTCTGGGCGAGCACCTGAGCACGTCGCACATCCGCAAGATGGGTCTGAGGATGTTTTTCTCCCACGGAGCAAACACCGATATCGCCCAGAGAATGGAACTGGGAAGCTCGTCGTTCGTGCCGCAGGTGACCTACCAGGTCGATCGCGGACGCCTGGAAAACGAGCTCACCCGCCGCTGCCTGTCGGGCGGCGTGGAAATCGCTCGCGGCCGGGCGCACTCGGTGCGGTTCGGCTCGGGGACCGGTCCGCATGTGGTGTCGATCCAAAACGGTCACGCGACAACAGCCACGACCGGACGATGGCTGGTCGACGCGTCTGGCCGCAACCGGATGCTGCCCCGGCAACTCGGCCTCAGGCGGGGCAATGGCCACGCCTGCAATTCCGCGTGGTTGCGCGTGGCCGCCGAGATCGACGTCGGTCGATGGAGCGACGACCCGGCATGGCGGGGCCGCCTGGTCGAGGGCGACCGGGCGATGTCGACCAATCATCTGATGGGCGAGGGATATTGGGTGTGGCTCATCCGCCTGGCCTCGGGTGCCACGAGCGTCGGGATCGTCGCCGACCCCGCGTTTCACGCGTTCGACGATTTCAACACCCTCGCCAAGGCCAAGGCGTGGCTCGGCGAGCACGAGCCGCAGTGCGCGGCGGTCCTGGCGGCGCACGAGCACCTGATCATGGACTTCCGCGTCATGAAGAGATACAGCCATGGCGCGGCGAAGGTGTTCGACGGCTCCGAACGTTGGTGTATCACCGGCGATTCCGGGATATTTCTCGATCCGTTGTATTCGTCGGGGATGGATCTGGTCGCAATCGGCAACGGCCTGATCACCGACATGATCGTCCGGGACATGGACGGGGAGGATGTCGTCGCGCGGTCACAGATCAGCGACACCCTGTTCCGGTCCCTCACCGACATGTGGCTCGCCGTCTACCAGGATCAGTACGCATTGATGGGGAAGCCGACCGTGATGTCGGCGAAAATCATCTGGGACGTCGCGTTCTACTGGGGATTCATCGGCCTGCTCTACACGAACGGCCGGTTCGTCGGCGTCGCCGACGAACCCGACTTCGTTCCGCACCTCGACGGGCTCATCGCGCTCAGCAATCGGGTGCAGCGCTTCTTCCGGGAGTGGGCCGCAATCGAGGGCGACCTCTCGCCGGTGCCGTTCGTCGACCTGTACTCGCCACTGAACTTCATGGTCGCCCTGCACACCGCGATGATGGGACCCCGCGCGGACTTCGCCGAGCAGTTCGACGCGAACGCGCGCCTACTGCGACAACTCGCGGGCCAGCTTGTCGACACCGTGCTGGCGGACAAATCCCCGCTATTCGGCGACGACGCCGTCATGCGGCAGGTGCAATCGTGGCAAGTCGACTCGCTCCTGCGGGAACTCCGCGCGACCTATCGGCGCGAGCAGGCGACCCACCCGATCAGCGGCGGCTGGGTGGTCACCACCTCGGCCGCGCTGCAACCGAATTGACGTCGGGCATGACCGGCTCACCGTATGACCGCGGCGGCCACGAGCCGTTGGCGATCGTCGGGATCGGGTGCCGCTTCCCCGGCGGATCCGACTCGGCGGAGAGCTATTGGCGCCTGCTGTGCAGCGAAACGGACGCCACCTGCGTGGTTCCCGAGACGCGGTGGAATGCCGCGCGCTATCACGACCCGAACCCGGCAAAGGTCGGCAAGATCGTCACGTCCCGCGGCGGATTCCTGCGCCACATCGACCAATTCGATGCGCAGTTCTTCGGCATCTCGCCCCGGGAGGCGCACTCGCTCGACCCGCAACAACGTCTCCTGCTGCAGGTGACGTGGGAGGCGCTGGAAGACGCGGGCATACCCGCCGACACCCTGGCGGGCACCGATGTCGGGGTCTTCGTCGGCGGCTTCACCCTCGACTATCAGCTCCTGCAGAACCAGGGCCGCACCAGTCGCTACCGGTTCAAGCCGCACTCGGCCACCGGGATGATGATGACGATGCTGGCGAACCGGATCTCGTACGCGTTCGACCTCCGCGGACCCAGCATGACGATCGACACGGCGTGCTCGAGTTCGCTCGTCGCGGTTCACCTCGCGGCGCAAAGCATCTGGAACGGCGAATCGCAGGTCGCCCTGGCCGGCGGCGTGAACGTCATGATCGGGCCCAACACCGCCATCGCCGAATCCAAGAGCGGGTTTCTCAGCCCGGACGGGCGTTCCAAGGCCTTCGACGACTCCGCGGACGGCTACGCCCGGGGGGAGGGCGGCGCGATCGTGGTGATCAAACCGCTCGGGCAGGCGCTGCGCGACGGCGACGAGATCTACGCACAGATCCTCGGCACGGCGGTATCGCAGGACGGCCACACCGACAGCATCACCGTGCCGAGCGAAAAGGCCCAGGAGGCCGCGATCCGCAGGGCGCTGCGGCAAGCCGGTGTCCGGCCCGCACAGGTCGGTTACGTGGAGGCGCACGGCACCGGGACACCCGTCGGGGACCCCATCGAGATGCGGGCGCTGGCCGGGGCGTTGTCGGCGGACCGGCCGGCGGCCAAGCCACTTTTGATCGGATCGGTCAAGACCAACATCGGCCACCTCGAGGCCGCCGCGGGCGTCGCCGGACTGATCAAGGCGGCGCTGGTGGTCAAGCATGGCCACATCCCGGCCAACCTGCATCTGCGCACCCCGACCAGACACGTCCGCCTGGAGGACCTGAAGATCGACGTTCCCGCCGCGGGCCGGCCGTTTCCCGATTGTGGGCGACGCGTGGTGGGCGTCAACTCGTTCGGCTTCGGCGGCACCAACGCGCACGTGGTGCTCGCCGAGCCGCCCGCCCCGCCGTGCGCCCCCGAACCGGAGCAATCGCGTCCGCTGCCGCTGACGGTTCTGCCGATCTCGGCGCGCAGCGAGGAGGCGGTGGTCGCGGCGGCCGGCCGGTTGGCCGAGCACTTGGCGACCCACCCCGACGTGACCCTGGCGGACCTGGGGTACACACTCAGCCGGCGGCGCGCCCATCTGAGCCACCGCCGCGCGCTGGTCGCCGAGTCGATCGCCGAAGCGCGAGAACAACTTCGAGCCGTCGCCGACGCGGGGCAGCTCCTCACCGAGCGCGCCCTGCCGACCGCACCCAGGCTCGCGTTCGTCTGCACCGGAATGGGTCCCCAGTGGTGGAAGATGTGCCGGGGCCTGCTCGACGTCTTCCCCGCGTTCACCGACAGCATCCGGCGCACCGATCGCGAGCTGTCGCGCTACACCACCTGGTCGCTGATCGAAGAGCTGGGGCGCGACGAAGCCCGTTCTCGCATGGCGGAAACCGAGATCGCGCAACCGGCGAACTTCGCCATCCAGATCGCCCTGGCCGAGCAGCTCGCGAGTTTCGGGATCCGACCCGACGCGGTGATCGGCCACAGCGCCGGGGAGGTCGCCGCTCACCATCTGGCCGGTCTGCTCACCTTCGAGCAGGCGATCGAGGTGATCTACCACCGAAGCCGGCTCCAGCAACGCGCCAGCGGGCGGGGCGGCATGCTCGCCGTCGGCCTGGACGCCGAAACGCTCCTGCGCACCGTAACGGACACGACCCGAGCCGAGTTCGGACGGCGGGTGTCGGTGGCCGCGATCAACGGCCCGTCGACGGTGACCATCGCCGGGGACAACGACGTCCTGAACGACGTCGCCCGGCAGTTGGACGAGGCCCGGATCTTTTACCGTCACCTCTCGGTCAAGGTGCCCTACCACAGCTACCACATGGACCCGCTCAAGGAGGACCTCCACGGTGCGTTGCGGGGAATGTCGTCGAAGGCCGCCACGCTGCCCCTGTACTCGACGGTGACCGGCGAGACGTTGGACAAATACGACGCCGGCGCCGCGTACTGGTGGCAGAACACCCGCGCCACAGTCCTGTTCGAACCGGCGATCCGCCGCATGATCGAGGACGGCTACACCCATTTCGTCGAACTGGGCCCGCATCCCGTCCTGGCGGCCTCGATCCAGGAAACCGCCGGGAGCCAACGGGTCACGGTGCACGCGACCCAGCGCCGTGACCACGACGACGGCCGAACGATCATGAACTGCCTCGCCGCGCTGCACTGCCACGGCCATGAGATCGCCTGGGAGGCGCTGCAACCGCGCGCCGGCGCGCGGCTTCTGAAGCTGCCCGCCTATCCATGGCAGACGAAGCGCTTCTGGACCGAAACGCAGGAAGCGGTGGAGTCGCTGTACTACAACCCGGCCCACCCGCTGCTGGGGCAGCCGGTCGGCGCCGTCCACCCCACCTGGGAAGCCGAAATCACCGGCGTCGTCAACACTTTCCTCGCCGATCACCGCGTGCAGGGCAGCGTGGTGTTGCCCGGGTCGGTGTACGTCGAGATGGGCCTCGCGGCCGCCGAGCTCACCTACGGCTCGAAGCACAGCGTCGACAACCTCGTGTTGCACCGCGCCGTCATCCTCGACGAGACGTGCGACCCCATTCTGCGGACCACGCTCGACGAACGGGACGGCACGCTGGAGTTCACCGCGTTCAGCGCAACGGCCGACGGGGAGCTCAAGTGGGCGCTCACGGCGACCGCGGAACTCAACACCCTACCTGCTGCCCCGGCCCGCGGCGGTCCGCCCGACGACATGGGCCTCGCCGCGATCGACGGTGCGCAGTTCTATGCCCGCACCGGCGCCGTCGGATTCGACTACGGCGAGGCGTTCCGCTGCGTGCAGCGGGTGACCGCCGGAGAGGACTGGGCGGTCGCCGAGATCACCGTCCCGGCCCGGATCGCGGCCGAGCTGGCGGAGTACCGATTCCATCCGGTGCTCATCGACGGCGCCTTCCAAACGCTTTTCGGCGCACCGTTCCTCGGCAAGGAAGAAAACGAGGTGCCGTACCTGCCGACCCGGATCCGCCATTGCGCCGTCTACGGCCCGCCCGACGAGCACATGACGGTGCGCGTGCGCGTAGTGTCCGCGACCAGGGAGGCGATCGAGAGCGACATCACCGTCAGCGACCTGCGCGGGGTCCCGCTCGCCGTGTTCGACGGCTTCACGGTGCAGTCGCTGAGCGCCTCGTCCCGCGTATCGCCCGAGCACATCGACAAGGGACTCTACGAACTGCACTGGCGCCCAATGGACGACGCCGGCGACCGGTTCGCCGACCCCACCGGAGATTCGTCGTGGCTGGTCCTCGCCGACACGTCGGGCACCGGCTCGCTGCTCGCCGGTGAGCTGCGCCGCCGTGGCCACCGGGTGCACACGGTCGAGCGCGCCGAGGCCGCCGATCGACTGGACGACCTGTTCGGCGCGCACCTCGGCGGTGACACCGGCCTCGCCGGCGTCGTCGACTGTTGGCCGCTCGACGCCCGCTCTGAAACCGACACCGGGACATGGCGTCCCGTTCTGGATCTGCTGAGAACCCTCGCCACGGGCGCCGCCGGCAAGCCGCGCCTCTTCCTGGTCACGGCCAACGCGCAACCGGCACCCGGAACCCGGCTGACCGCGAGCCCGCAGGCCGCCGTCTGGGGACTCGGCCGGGTCATCGGTCACCAGGAGTTCCCCGAATTCTGGGGCGGCCTCATCGATGTCGACGAGGCAGACGATCGCGGCACCACCGCCGCGCGCATCTGTGCCCACATCCTCGGCGACTCGGCCGAGGACCAGATCGCGATCCGGGGCGGCACGACGTTCGTTCCGCGGCTGCGCCCGTGCACCGGCCTGACGAAGCCCTTCCCCACCAAGCTCGCCGCCGACGCGACGTACGTCGTCACCGGCGGGGCGGGAGCGCTGGGCCGCGTCGCCGCCACCTACCTGGCCGAGCGGGGCGCCCGCCACATCACGTTGCTCGGCCGCAGCGCAATCCCCCCGCGAAGCGACTGGGCGGCGCTGACGGACCGCGACGCCCACTTCGCGGCCGTGACCGCGATCCGGGCGATCGAGCGCCTCGGCGCCCACGTCGCGACCGCCGCCGTCGATGTCACCGACGCCGCGCAGGTGAGGGCGTGGCTGAGCGATCACATGGCCGAGGCCGGCCGGCCGGTCCGCGGCATCATCCATGCCGCGGGGCTGGTCGACGACCAACTCCTGCTCAACATGAGCGACGCGGATTTCGCCAAAGTGCTGGCGCCCAAGGTTGTCGGCGCCCGCGTGCTGCACGACGCCTTCGACGGGCACGACCTCGCGTTCTTCGTCATGTTCGGGTCCGCGGGGTCGGCCATCGCCTCGCCGGGCCAGGGCAATTACGCGGCGGCCAATGCCTATCTCGACGCGTTCGCCCACTACCGGCAGGCTCAGGGGCTGCCGGCCGTCACGATCGGGTGGGGGCCCTGGTCGGTGGGCATGGTCGAGGAGCTCGGGCTCGAGGACGTCTACACGCAGCGGGGCATCGAGCTGATCACACCCGCGATGGGTGCGCGGATCCTGGATCGGCTGATCAACCAGAGCGCGCCGAACGTCATCGCCATCGGCGCCGACTGGGGCCGGGCCCGCCGCGCCGCGTTCGGGGGGCGAGTAGTGCCGATGTTCGCCGAACTCGAGGCCACCGAAACACCCTCGCACTCAAGCGATCCGCAATCCTCGATCCTCGAGGTCCTGGCCGGTGCGGCGGCCGCCGACAGGGCGGCGCTGGTCGCGGACCACGTTCGCCGCATCGTCGCCACGGTCTTCGACTGCGCCGT is part of the Mycobacterium sp. HUMS_12744610 genome and encodes:
- a CDS encoding cupin domain-containing protein, translating into MSLVVPSYPPPRYTADEPEVSAWLKRADSPPDCETGGVRYHYLADHRATDGDYGLYRVDLPPAGGGPGPHFHRAMSEAFFVLSGTMKLYDGARWADGQAGDFLYVPPGGVHGFRNEADAPASILMLFAPGAPREAYFEGFGALADMTDDERREWFVRHDNHWV
- a CDS encoding NAD(P)/FAD-dependent oxidoreductase produces the protein MDVRAQLSQLDTATREALARRIKSQRKRETAADNDVVILGGGVAALTLALEIRRERPATRVLLIDPRVHPLPEITHTVGESTVEVSAHYFRDRLGLGEHLSTSHIRKMGLRMFFSHGANTDIAQRMELGSSSFVPQVTYQVDRGRLENELTRRCLSGGVEIARGRAHSVRFGSGTGPHVVSIQNGHATTATTGRWLVDASGRNRMLPRQLGLRRGNGHACNSAWLRVAAEIDVGRWSDDPAWRGRLVEGDRAMSTNHLMGEGYWVWLIRLASGATSVGIVADPAFHAFDDFNTLAKAKAWLGEHEPQCAAVLAAHEHLIMDFRVMKRYSHGAAKVFDGSERWCITGDSGIFLDPLYSSGMDLVAIGNGLITDMIVRDMDGEDVVARSQISDTLFRSLTDMWLAVYQDQYALMGKPTVMSAKIIWDVAFYWGFIGLLYTNGRFVGVADEPDFVPHLDGLIALSNRVQRFFREWAAIEGDLSPVPFVDLYSPLNFMVALHTAMMGPRADFAEQFDANARLLRQLAGQLVDTVLADKSPLFGDDAVMRQVQSWQVDSLLRELRATYRREQATHPISGGWVVTTSAALQPN